From one Deinococcus malanensis genomic stretch:
- a CDS encoding PAS domain-containing protein, with amino-acid sequence MTGHQNEATILDDQEAFPDVLVQAMNAATNGIIVTRSEEDHPIVYCNPAFEQLTGYQVSEILGRDCRLLQGEATDPATRSRLQQAVQE; translated from the coding sequence GTGACGGGCCATCAGAATGAGGCTACCATCCTGGACGACCAGGAAGCGTTCCCTGACGTGCTCGTGCAGGCCATGAACGCCGCGACGAACGGCATCATCGTGACTCGTAGCGAGGAGGATCACCCCATCGTGTACTGCAATCCCGCGTTCGAGCAGCTCACGGGGTACCAGGTCAGCGAGATCCTCGGGCGCGACTGCCGTCTCCTGCAAGGCGAAGCCACCGACCCTGCGACCCGCTCGCGTCTTCAGCAGGCCGTGCAGGAGTAG